From the genome of Lagopus muta isolate bLagMut1 chromosome 22, bLagMut1 primary, whole genome shotgun sequence, one region includes:
- the LOC125703588 gene encoding TLC domain-containing protein 5-like — MLPIVLEVLGSLLAWLCLYAAFRLWNRHRSPEWSCRLVTLLHGAIATCLSGYIALWDGPWPLSHAGSPNTALQVHVLSLTLGYFIFDLLWCFYFQTEGDLMLLHHTLSICGMVLVLGLGKSATEVNAVVFVSEITNPLLQTRWFLREMGLYHSFLGEVVDFCFVLLFLVLRIGGGALIMYAMVTAPDPNWILKGGGLAMYIVSLGFMVEICRFVRRKMLKKYHSWTRLRSVDAPVKTNGHLAAH, encoded by the exons ATGCTCCCCATCGTCCTCGAGGTGCTCGGCAGCCTCCTGGCCTGGCTGTGCCTCTATGCTGCTTTCCGCCTCTGGAACAGGCATCGTTCCCCCGAGTGGAGCTGCCGCCTGGTCACCCTGCTGCACGGGGCCATCGCCACCTGCCTGTCTGGGTACATCGCCCTCTGGGATGGCCCCTGGCCTCTGAGCCATGCAG gctCACCAAACACCGCTCTCCAGGTCCACGTGCTTTCCCTGACGCTGGGTTACTTCATCTTCGACCTGCTCTGGTGCTTCTATTTCCAGACAGAGGGAGACCTGATGCTGCTCCATCACACACTGAGCATCTGTGGcatggtgctggtgctgggcttGGGCAAGTCTGCCACTGAGGTCAATGCTGTGGTGTTTGTCAGTGAGATCACCAACCCACTGCTGCAGACCCGCTGGTTCCTGAGGGAGATGGGCCTCTACCACTCCTTCCtgggggaggtggtggatttcTGCTTCGTGCTCCTCTTCCTGGTGCTGCGCATTGGCGGAGGAGCTCTGATCATGTATGCCATGGTGACGGCCCCAGATCCCAACTGGATCCTCAAAGGGGGAGGCCTGGCCATGTACATCGTGTCCTTGGGGTTCATGGTTGAGATCTGCCGCTTCGTTAGGAGGAAGATGTTGAAAAAGTACCATTCCTGGACGCGCCTGAGGAGTGTGGATGCACCTGTGAAAACAAATGGGCACTTGGCAGCTCACTGA